From the genome of Brassica oleracea var. oleracea cultivar TO1000 chromosome C4, BOL, whole genome shotgun sequence:
TTTCACACATATTAAGAAAACACTTGAAATCATAAATTTCTTGATTTATATAATTTTCAATTTTCAACAACTTTTAACCAATAGTAATCTAATAAAACCAATTAATTTTCTTAAAGTTTGCGATTTTCTCATAGAAAACATAAAATATACATCCTTTTGAAACAAAATATTTTTCCAAAACATTGATCTTTTAGGGACGGAGGTAGTAATGGGTAAGAGCATCTCCAACTCACCTCAATATTTGCCTTTATAATAGCATTTAGAGGTAAAATCACTCCAACCCTACTATATTTCTTTCTCTAAAATAGAGATTGCTATTTTCACCTCTATATTTAGAGGAAAAAATAACATTTCTCTATAATAGAGGCATATTTTTTTATTCACAAAATTATCCTTTAACTTTTTACTTTAACAATTATAACCAAAATAAATATTTTTAGTGAAAATGTATTGTTTATATAAATATATAATCATACTTTTATTTACATAATAGTTTCTATAAAAATATTCAGGGTAAATAATATCATAATTTTATGAAGATTAAACTAAATTGGGTTGGTTTTCAACTTTCACCTAAAATAGGGAAACACATTGGAAATGGTCTAATGAGTTAACCATAACCATAACCAAACCAATAAAAGTTTACAACAAACAAAAACTTAAATCAAATATATAAACAAAAATAACAAAACCAAATTTCTAAACCAATTTAATACACCAAACTTTATTTATTTTCTGATACATATAATTAAATGTTAATAAACTAAAGCTAACCAAATTCTCACACACACATATATATATATATATATATGTATATATTATGTTGGCTTTTTATTAAACCATAAACTCGTGTTTTCCCCCCCAAAACCATAAAATCAAATTTCTCTCCAAAACCATAAAATTGTGTTTTTTCGTCAAAATCGTAAAATCAAGTTTTAAGGCCAAAACCGCAAATTCGAGTTTTCCCACCAAAACCGCAAAATCGAATTTTTCCGCCAAAATCACAAAATCGTGTTTTTCCGCCAACCGAAAAAAAAACATGTTTTCTCGCCAAAATCACAAAATAAAATTTTTCAGCCAAAACCGTAAAATCGTTTTTTCCTGCCAAAATGTCTTTTGCTTAATAATTATTTCTTTTTTTGTAAAACATAATAACCATTTAAACTATAAAATCATTGTTAATGGGTTAACCATTAAAACCATTAACTCATTAATTTAAATGAGTTATTGATTGACCCAGTCCATTTGACAAATGGATTGGTTTTATGACTTTATCCATTACCCATATAAGCTTTATGGTCTGGGTTGGGTTGGTTTACCCACTTTGACACCCATAAGAATGATGCATTCACATTTTTATAATTTTTTTTTTGAATAGAATGTTAAATTTATTCAAAGAAAAACTTTTTTACATCATGTGCGTAACTTTTGTGTTTAAAACTGGAAAGAAATAACTCTTATAGCTAAAACCAGAACAACCCAAAACCTTGGGAGTTTATGCTTGTGAAGCAAACCAAAGCTGCAGAAGCACTCCGAGTATTTGATTTCCAGTACCCGGGATGGACAGACATTTGTTCTTTACTTGACGATCAATGAATTTGACCAGGGAAGCACTAGGAGTAGGGGTTGAGCCATGACGTCTCTCATTCCTTTCCCGCCAAAGCGAGTGTAGTGAGGTTTGAAAGACAACTCGAACCAGAAATCGGACCCTGCAGTCCAAAGTGTTGCTTACAAGCAGAGAAAGGATGCCAGTTTGTACTGAAGTGCGTTCCTAGAAGCCCTCTTGTTAATTTAGTCCACACTGCTGCTGTGAACACACACTCGAAAAATAAATAATTGCGGATTTCAATACCATGTTGACAGAAGATACAAGCTGGATCAATGCTTGAGCTCCATGTGATCATACGATCCCCAGTTGTCAACCTGTTATGCAGAGCCAACCATGTGCAGAAAGCATACTTTGATGTGGCTTGTTGAAACCAAATCCCCGTGTGCCAATTAACTATAGGAGCAGCTTGGCGAATGAGATGCCATGTTCTCTTTGTGCTAACCAAGTTTTTATAAGTCCCTTCTTTTTGTTTCCACAGAGGAGTGTCCTCTGCATCAACAACCTTTAACCGCTGATTCTCCATGACTGCCTCAATCTGATTCCTGCCTCAATCTGATTCAATACATCAACTCGGTGAGCCCTTTTTCGTCTGTTGAATACAGATGCCACTGATGCTGTAGCTCTAATACCCATATCAATACAACCTCGTGGCCCTACTACATCATAGAGACTCCCCATATCTGACCAGTTATGATACCAAAAGGATGTAGATTTTGGGATACTATGTAAGAGTTTTGTTATTTGATCAGTTTTTCAGATGGAAGACGACTGAAGGTTCTCTTTATCAAACAAAAAGCTGTTGAGAGTCAACTAATTAATCAACATTCTTAAATAATAAATTCAGCCTTTAGATCAAAGATTACACAAAGTTCTACTAATAAGAACTTCAATTTACAGCCTTGCGGATTTACCAAACCAAGGATCCACTACAAATACAAAATGGGAGCTAAAAGGAAATAAACTTTTATTTGACATGAATTAAAGAACAAAGGAGGTGAGAATTATAAAGCCGTTTCTCACACCTTACTAACTTAGAAGTCACAAGACTCGCTTATTGGTGAATCTATTTAACAGCAAAAGCCTAGCAGTTTACCTGAACTCTAGGGCTTGGTATTCCCATGTATGCTAAGCGTGGAGAGACTCTTACTCTAGGACTAGGCCTTGGTGAAGGAATAGGACCGTATGGTGAGGGGAAACGTGCAGAAGCAGGCGAAATCCGAGGAGACAAGCTGACTTGTTCAAATGCTTGTGACTGCAGCTCCATGGGATAATCTCTAACACACCCAATTCTTGGACCAACTCCACTGTTCCATTTGCAAGATAGCCTCTTCGACAGCTCGAACACCGGTCTTTGTGTCTCTTTCTCTTCTTCTTCTTTGTCCTCTGAAATGTCGGTTTCCACATGTTTATTTTCTGTTTCATCTTCTTTTGTTTCTTCTTCGTATTTGAATGACGAATATTCCTCGTTCACAGTGCACCTCTACATTCAGATTTATAGCTTAGTGAATACAGATCATTCTTCAGATTTATTAGCATTTATTATGTGACAGAGATTTTGTTTTCTTTACCTTAACATTGGTGAGATCAACATTGTTCTCTTCCAGGAAACTTATGAACTCCTTGAAGTTGTCTTCTGTTGGTAGGTAGTGTCCACTGTATGGCCATATAGCCTCGAGAACACCTTCGCGGGCGACCAATCTGCCTGCAGCGGTTGTGGCACCGCCAGATAAAAAACTAGAGTGCTGGAAAACGCCTTTCTTCTTCTGACCAACGTACAAGGTTCTAGTGGTGCTAAGTACGAAGATCGTCTTGGATTCCTCTGTTGAAGTGATCAGAGTCATGTTCTGTTTGTACATTAGTCTCCCATCCTCTACTATCACCTCGTATGCTTCTCTCTCCATCTACAAGACAAACGTTTAATGAGTTAGAAGAAGGTTAGGTATGCTGTACTATTGTAGGTGAAACCAAAAAAAAAAATAAACTCACAGGCCCGAGATATTTAATACACTGTTTTTGTAGAACACTTCTTGGGTGGTGTTCAAGATTTACGTCTTTTCCATCGCCAACGTCCAACCTTTAGTTTCAAGTAATAGGAAACATAGTTTAGAACATATCCATAACTATAGAAAGAGATAAAAAAAGAGTGTGATGTAGTCTAGGACTGACCAGTAGAAGAATGGTTGTGCACTCATGCTTGCTGACCAGACATCGTAATAGAAGTGCAAGTTGTGTCCATAACGATGGCGTGGGTCAATCTGTAAACGCAGAAAAGACACAATTTTAGATTAAATCCAGAAAAGGTTGAAGATTTGTTTCATTTCAAGAGAGATATATTTTTGTCGAGACTTACAGCTTCAAGCCAATGCTGAAGAGCTAACTTCTGAGCTTTTTCATCTTTTGACAAGCCTTTTCCAACCTTAGCAGCTCGTGTTCTAGCTCGTGCCCACTTCGAAACAGCGGTTTCATGTTTCTCCTCTTCGAAGAAGGAAACCGAGCTCAGTTTCAGAGCTGCAGAATCCAAAGTCTTCCACCTATTTAAACAATTAAAAAAAAAAAATCAACAGTTCAAAACACATTTTACTAACTAATGTAGCGGAAGCTAAGATAAAAACAAATATTCTTACTAATTAATGCAGATAGAATATTTCTAAATGGAAGATCCTCAAATGACTCACCAGAGCTCTTCAACCACAACCGCGCAATCCGCTAGATTCCTTCTTGTCCGGTAACTCTTGTACACCTTTTGTAGCGTAGTTGCAGCTGCGTCAAGCTCGGTGATCGGTCTTGGTGAGAAGAACACAAAAGGCTTAGGGGGAGTAATCGTGGGTTTCGTTATTTGGATTCTCTCGCAGGTTCTTCCGTTCAAACTGTTGCGTTTAGACTTCTTCACGTCCACAATCTGATCATCTGCCTGGTTCGTCGTTGGCTCAGTCTTCTTGGCTTCTGTTGGAATCTCCCAGCTGTTGAAGCTCAAAGACCTCTCCATACCGGCGGCCTTAGGAGAGTTTTCTGGCGCCTCACTCTTGAAACTGTTGGTTCTTGATGTCAAGCCGAAGGATCTGATTCCAAGAAAACTCTCGACAGGGTTCTTGAAACTGAAGAACTGGTTTGACAAAACTTCTTTACAAGCAGACACGAGAAGTGAAAGAGAAAGTCCCATTACCTGCACGCACGCAGTCGAATCAGATCAATATCAAACGTTGACAAACGAATCTTTCTCTAAAGTAATCAACCACCAACAACTTTCATTAATATATTATTTTTTTACTGAGGTCACTAATATCATCACCAACTCAATTATTGGTGCCGGCGATAGAGATAAATAAAATCATCTTATCCAGACATTCCAACAACCTTACTAAGAAAAATCCAAACACTATGGACACAGCAAGATGCAAACATTACGAATCTTTTAATCTTTCAGAAGAAAATTTAATAATCAGGATATCTAACGTACCTCAAGATTTGCAGAGATACACCAAGAACAAGAAAACTCGTTACCAAAGACTAAAAAAAGTCAAGTTCTGTTCTCTCTCTCTCTCTCTGTCTTCTACTCTCTAGAGAAAACAAAATGAATACGACTTCCAAGTAGAAGAGTAATAGCTCTATATATACGCAGTTGGATATGCGTAGTAGTGTGTAGTTAGTTGACGAGTATTAAATGGGGTAAAAAAGACTAAAAGTAGAGTCTTTGTTTTACAAATTGTTGAATATGAGAAAAAGCTTATAGTGAAGAAGATTCAAAGATGGTGCGTCTGAAAAACATATTAGTTTTAAAATCATATTATAGGAACGAAGATTTCATTTGTTTGTTAACCCATTGTATTGTTACTTTTCCTTAACAAAATGACAAAAACATGATAGAAAACGGAGTAGAGGCCACACAGGGAAACCCACAGGGGACGCAGGGTAATTCAATGGTAGCTTCGCCGAATTTATTATTTAGAAAAGGACAATTTATTTTGACCAAGAAAAAGAAAAGGACAATTTATTAGTCTACAGTTTACTTTTTTTTGGATTTAGGGACCGCTTTGGAGACAGCTTCGGGCGGTTGGTAACGGTTGTGGGCGTCTGGCAACAATTGCTCAAATCGCTCTAAACCGATTCAAACCGCTCTAAACCTCATAAATTCAAAAGTTGGTTCCAAC
Proteins encoded in this window:
- the LOC106342820 gene encoding uncharacterized protein LOC106342820, whose translation is MGLSLSLLVSACKEVLSNQFFSFKNPVESFLGIRSFGLTSRTNSFKSEAPENSPKAAGMERSLSFNSWEIPTEAKKTEPTTNQADDQIVDVKKSKRNSLNGRTCERIQITKPTITPPKPFVFFSPRPITELDAAATTLQKVYKSYRTRRNLADCAVVVEELWWKTLDSAALKLSSVSFFEEEKHETAVSKWARARTRAAKVGKGLSKDEKAQKLALQHWLEAIDPRHRYGHNLHFYYDVWSASMSAQPFFYWLDVGDGKDVNLEHHPRSVLQKQCIKYLGPMEREAYEVIVEDGRLMYKQNMTLITSTEESKTIFVLSTTRTLYVGQKKKGVFQHSSFLSGGATTAAGRLVAREGVLEAIWPYSGHYLPTEDNFKEFISFLEENNVDLTNVKRCTVNEEYSSFKYEEETKEDETENKHVETDISEDKEEEEKETQRPVFELSKRLSCKWNSGVGPRIGCVRDYPMELQSQAFEQVSLSPRISPASARFPSPYGPIPSPRPSPRVRVSPRLAYMGIPSPRVQVNC